The following nucleotide sequence is from Triticum dicoccoides isolate Atlit2015 ecotype Zavitan chromosome 7B, WEW_v2.0, whole genome shotgun sequence.
ggcgccgcccgcctCCCCGTCTCCGGATCGCCGGCGCGCGCTCGAGAGATGCGGGAAATGCTCGATCCTCCTCCGCGCCGCGGCCCGGCCTTCAAGACGAAGCTGTGCGCGCTGTGGAGGCGCGGCCCCTGCCCCCGCGGCCCCTCCTGCGGCTTCGCCCACGGCGAAGGCGAGCTCCGCACGCCGCCTCCCTACTCCACCTTCCCGCCGCGCACTGGACCTGGTATACTNNNNNNNNNNNNNNNNNNNNNNNNNNNNNNNNNNNNNNNNNNNNNNNNNNNNNNNNNNNNNNNNNNNNNNNNNNNNNNNNNNNNNNNNNNNNNNNNNNNNNNNNNNNNNNNNNNNNNNNNNNNNNNNNNNNNNNNNNNNNNNNNNNNNNNNNNNNNNNNNNNNNNNNNNNNNNNNNNNNNNNNNNNNNNNNNNNNNNNNNNNNNNNNNNNNNNNNNNNNNNNNNNNNNNNNNNNNNNNNNNNNNNNNNNNNNNNNNNNNNNNNNNNNNNNNNNNNNNNNNNNNNNNNNNNNNNNNNNNNNNNNNNNNNNNNNNNNNNNNNNNNCCGCCTGCTTTTCCATGTGCACTCGTCTAGGGATTTTTGCCTGCTTAGCGACTGTGGTGTGTCCAGAAAGCACCGATGGTTTCTGCAGTGTGAGTGGGCAGTAAAATTGCCGCTGTTGAAGGTACTTGCGATACGGAGTAAGTCTGGGTGATCTGCTGCTAGTGCAAGAGGATGGTGTTCTGTGATATTTTTTAGGCAGGAGTATCAGCGATCCAGCAGAGGAAGAGCATTCTTTTCAAGAGATTCAAGTATTTATGTGTTTGTTGGATCTTGTTATAGCTTCAGAAAGTTTGTTATTTGCCGGGGACATGGCAGGCAGTGTAAGATTCTGGTTGTAGATGGAGGAACAAGAGGTATCAGATGCCATGCTTTCCACAGAGTGCACTCAAAATGTTGTGGGGGAGTTTGCAGCGATGAGAAATACTTGGAACAGTAACTCCATTGTAGCAACTGACAAGAGCACCCTTACAAATTGGTATGCTTCTGCAATTATTGGACCAGGAGGTGTCAAATGCCATATGACTTCCAAGCTTCTGGAGAAAACACTGAAAATCTTGTGTTTGGAGTTAGCAATGAGAGGAAATAGTTGGAAGAATAACACCATTGTAGCAACTGACAAGAGCACCATTGGAGTTTATACAAAGTGGCATCCTTCTGCTATTTCTAGTTACTTGTGGTGGCTGAGAGAACTCTGCAGTCTGCTTCGCAAACTTGGGGTCATGTTATAGTATGGAAATTTAGCACTATGATGATATTTTCTTTACATGTGCAGACGTCAGAGATTGACTACCAGTTGTGTCATGTCTTGTTGTATTAACTTTCATATATGATCTCCTATCCTTTCGATATAGTAGTTGAACTGAGGTCAAAGCTTCTTGCAGAACATCGTGGCATTCCTGCTGGTTATTCCATTGATTTTACCACCCAAATTAGCTGTCACCTGAGCAGATTTCTTAGGATTGATCACTTCCAGAGGATGACTCGTCCTATTTGCATTGCTTTCGTTTTCAGTCAGTGAACATATATTTTGTGGTCACTTGCATGGCCATCCTCTTACCAGAGCATTTTATTCAGGGATATCACGTGGTTCCTCATCTCAATCAGATGCATGATAAGTTCAGTTTGCGAAAACCATATATTTCAGCTTTGCAATCAATTGTTCTTTGAATATGctaggagttccaagttttcttctTCGGCTTTATTCTTGCCTGTCATTCCAAGTGCTGTCACTGAACAAGAATAATTAAAGTCAATATGGAAATATCTGGACAAGTGAAATTAGATTTACTTGGCTGTATTGGAGTTGTGGAAGATCTTTATTCATGGTAATGAAAGCATGATATCCAAATCTGGAGTATCCATCAATTTCACTTCAGATGACTGATGTTGCAAGTGCTGGATCTATTTTTAAGCGGTGCACCGCAATGTGTAATCATATGTTGGTATCTCTTCTTGCATTAGTCTTATTGGCTCTTCCATTTAATGGCCTTTGGGGTTATCCTGGACTCTCTACTACTTATTGCTAAATGACTAATCATATGGCTCAAGGTTGTGGTAAGCTTACATGTTTTGTGTGTTGCCTTGTCTCTGTATAACTCCATCTGTTTTCGCAGTGGTGTAGTTTCTTTCTATTATTGCCAATGAATAGTCATATAGCTCAAGGTTGTGGCAAGCTTAAATGTTCTTCTGTTTTGCCTTGTCTCTGTCCATCTATATTTGTTGTGGTGTAGTTCTTCTTTATATTATTATATAAGCTTTTACACTCCTAACCTGTAGGGGGGCGAGATCATAGAATTCATGAATTTAGAGGCAGGCCTGAGAGAAGAAACTCACCCCGGCGGAGGTATTCCCCTGACAGAGATACCAGAGGCCATTTATTTCGTAACAAGATGCCACCACGTTCTCGAGGTAGGGATAACCTCTCTTTCGTGTGTGTGCAGCGGCGCACGTGTCACATGCTTCCCATATTTATTTTTTTACTTAAACTTGATaattattaaaaaaagaatccAGACGTCTAATTTTGTTTCTATTTAAATCTTATTTGCAGGATCTAGTCAATCAAGATCCCCCATCAGGAAGAGGTATGTAAAAAGTATCTCAGTGTATTCCATTCCAGTATGTGGTCTTTGTTATCCACTCAGTTAACTTTAGATGTTATAAATGCATCGACCTTTCCAAGTGATTATGTGGATTTTCCAGTGAGAGAAGGTCTAAGAAGGAAGTAGATGGTGAAAAAAGCGATTCATCAGGAAGTTTCAACACCTCTGAAAATGAAGATAGAAAAAAAGACAACAGACATTCCAGCAGTGATGAGAAGGATGAGAAGGATGACGGTGAAGCACAGGTTTGAACTGTACAATCCATCTCATTAGCATATAGGTGGAGCTGTCTCCATATTCCTGGAACGCTGTTATATGTTTATGTATGCTCTGCAGCTGAAACAAATTGCACTGGATATGAAAGCATTGCATGAAGATAAATCCAAACTACAGGTCAGTGTTCAATGTCTCAATAAGCATGTTATAGATGACACTCAATTATGAGTTGTAAATACAGGTGCAACGGCACACACTTATCAGTTATTACGTTATGTTTTGGTTGCGTGTGTGGTTCCAACATTTTTCTGCCTTAACTAGATAGTTGATGCATGCCCATTTTTATGATGGAGAAATTTAGACCTTCAAGTTTAAAAGAGGTTCACTCCACCATATATGATCATACATTCATGCGGAAGGTACTACCGATGTTTCTCCCTCCAGATTATGATGCCACAAACTAATGAGTAATCATTCATGCTTGAGAAAATATTGACGTGAGAACATGCTCTGATTGAACACAGAGATAACCAGTTGGGCTGTCACAAATGCCTGACAAAATGCTTTCTTGAACTTCTCTGGGTTATGGCGTTTTACTTTCATATAGTTGTGGTTGAGATTTCTACAATAGCCTTTCTATTTTCATTTATATATACATACTATCACAGATGATATTGGACGAGAAAATCGACGAAGCAGGCATACTTTCTGGCAGAGTAGATGATCTTGAATCACAGTTGAACAAAGAGAAAGAAGATTGTGAAAGGTTCTCAATTTCTACAACATATGAGCATACTTCTATGTAATCCAAATTTTAGTAGGCGGACTCTTCAGTTCAGGAGAAGCTCTCCAAGTATTTGGTTATTGATAGTACTGCCTTTTGGATGTAGGATGACCTCCAAAATAAagaaactcatcaaagcatatgggCGTTACGTGAAAGCACAGGATGATTTAAAAAGGCATGTTTCTTTTATGTGAACTGCTATGAATTTTTATTTCATTTGGATCACCACATAACTGCACCTCTGATTTTAGTCTTGACATGATTTTCATAGCTATTGACCCATTGGTTATCTGCAGGTCTCAAGGCCGTTTTGAGAGGTTGGCTGATTCACTTGCTTCTGATTCCTTGAAATCTGGTACCAAAGAACAAGGTTCCAGTGTGAATGCTGGTAATGATGACCCATATAATGCTTATGAAATGAGCCCAGATGACCAGCGGCAGAAGAATGGTTCAGCAGCTAGAAAAAGATCTGCTGCCCTTTCAACAAGCGAAGAAGAAAAAACTGGTAACACCTTGAAGAACTTGTGTGATACTACTTTATTTTGGTATACCAGCATTTTTCTAGCCATCTTAACGTCGCCAGCCTGTTAAACTCGTTACTGATATGTAAAGATCGCATCTTATTACTAGTTTATAATGACATTATAGAAGCTAACAGTGTCATGTGTCCACAAGGTATTCAAGTTAAAAATGGCACCCGGTTAATTTTATTAGATGTTGAACCCATTTGTCCTTTAAAATATGATATGTTTCTTGTTCGGACACACGGGCCATTGTTGTCTTGAATATTATGCATTCCCTGAGGCAAATGTGCCAACAAAGGAAAGAAAGTATGTCTTTTCATGTAAAAACTGTTGTTACTTTTTCAGGGAAGAAAAGGAGAGTGAATGGTAATGATATGATCCATGTGCCACGGAAACATATACCAGGAGGTGCTCTAGAGTCTCTTAAAAATAGCAATGGAACTGAATCTCTGAAAAAATTAGGGGAGGATGACAATAATGACGAAATAAATGTCATTTCTTCTGGCAATGATTTTACAGACAGGGTGAGTATATTTCTCACAGCAGATCATATTTGCAgccaattatttatttaatatacaTGAATGTTATTAGGCAGAGATAAGTCAGTTGATGGCTCATTATCTTATTATCCTATTATGTGTATATCTCATTCACTGCAATTTTGTAAGTTACAGGCTACTTTTGGTTGTTCCTTCAGGTTTGATTGATAGCTCATCTAGGTGTAGTTCATTTGGTTAGGTTTATGGTTTAGCCACCTGCATGTCATCTAGGGGTTAAACTGATACATCGCCACTTACAGGTAGAATGTTCTAGAGTGAAGCGTGTTCTGTTCTCTGCTGATCTAGTTAACGATGTAGTTGGTCCTGTTCAAATTGTTGGGATAGATTATAAATGTGGACAAATAGATGTCTATTTTGGTACAGTTTTTTTTTTACTATAATATTTTGGTACAAATGATGTGGGCTGTATGGCATTTTGTTTATTTGTTTATGATGGCACCTC
It contains:
- the LOC119337162 gene encoding zinc finger CCCH domain-containing protein 13-like isoform X1, whose amino-acid sequence is MREMLDPPPRRGPAFKTKLCALWRRGPCPRGPSCGFAHGEGELRTPPPYSTFPPRTGPGGRDHRIHEFRGRPERRNSPRRRYSPDRDTRGHLFRNKMPPRSRGSSQSRSPIRKSERRSKKEVDGEKSDSSGSFNTSENEDRKKDNRHSSSDEKDEKDDGEAQLKQIALDMKALHEDKSKLQMILDEKIDEAGILSGRVDDLESQLNKEKEDCERMTSKIKKLIKAYGRYVKAQDDLKRSQGRFERLADSLASDSLKSGTKEQGSSVNAGNDDPYNAYEMSPDDQRQKNGSAARKRSAALSTSEEEKTGKKRRVNGNDMIHVPRKHIPGGALESLKNSNGTESLKKLGEDDNNDEINVISSGNDFTDRYNGNEEDDPVDL
- the LOC119337162 gene encoding zinc finger CCCH domain-containing protein 13-like isoform X2; this encodes MTNHMAQGCGGRDHRIHEFRGRPERRNSPRRRYSPDRDTRGHLFRNKMPPRSRGSSQSRSPIRKSERRSKKEVDGEKSDSSGSFNTSENEDRKKDNRHSSSDEKDEKDDGEAQLKQIALDMKALHEDKSKLQMILDEKIDEAGILSGRVDDLESQLNKEKEDCERMTSKIKKLIKAYGRYVKAQDDLKRSQGRFERLADSLASDSLKSGTKEQGSSVNAGNDDPYNAYEMSPDDQRQKNGSAARKRSAALSTSEEEKTGKKRRVNGNDMIHVPRKHIPGGALESLKNSNGTESLKKLGEDDNNDEINVISSGNDFTDRYNGNEEDDPVDL
- the LOC119337162 gene encoding zinc finger CCCH domain-containing protein 13-like isoform X3; the encoded protein is MTNHMAQGGRDHRIHEFRGRPERRNSPRRRYSPDRDTRGHLFRNKMPPRSRGSSQSRSPIRKSERRSKKEVDGEKSDSSGSFNTSENEDRKKDNRHSSSDEKDEKDDGEAQLKQIALDMKALHEDKSKLQMILDEKIDEAGILSGRVDDLESQLNKEKEDCERMTSKIKKLIKAYGRYVKAQDDLKRSQGRFERLADSLASDSLKSGTKEQGSSVNAGNDDPYNAYEMSPDDQRQKNGSAARKRSAALSTSEEEKTGKKRRVNGNDMIHVPRKHIPGGALESLKNSNGTESLKKLGEDDNNDEINVISSGNDFTDRYNGNEEDDPVDL